The genomic DNA CTAGAGGATTCTCCGGCCACCGCCGCCTTGGTCATCAAGGCCGATGTCTTGTATTGGGAAGAGGGCGAACTGGTCGTGAAGGAATTCTCCGGTCACGAAGAACGCCTGAAAGTGACGCCTGAGACCAAAATCGAGGGCGTGGTGGGCGGTCGCTTGAAGACCGGCGACAAGATCGTGGCACAGATTACCGACGACCGTAAGGCGCTCTCCATCAAGTTGCAGGTTCCGGACGGCCGGTAGGGGCCTCTGGCCAGGCTCACGCTCACTCAGTGCCGACCGTGAGCCGCACCTGCATCTATATTCAGGCAACCATTTCGGCTTTGCACCGTCACAATTCGGAGCTTCATCCGCTCTTACCGTTACTTGAACATGTCGTAGTCGTAAATCGAGTGGTGATGGCCGATGTACCGGAGCTGCACCTGGTTCGGGCCGAGGAATTTAAAGATGATGCGATAGGATCGATCGACACGAAAGCTCCACACTTCGTGATGTTTGGGGCGGAGCTTCTCTGTATGGAGCGATGGGTAAAACGGATTCTCCCGGAAGAGATCCGTTTTGGAAGCGGCCTTTCGTTGAATTGGTTTGGGAAGCTTGGAGAAAAGGGCGTCGAAGGTTGCGGTAGTGGAAAGCTCGAGCATGATCGAACTACGCGATCAACTCTCGTAGCGACTTTCGTTTCGTGATTCGCCCCGCTTTGTGGTCCTTTTCAGAGGTGTCCAGCGCATCGAGGAATTCTCGGCGATAGAGGCCGATCGAATCACAAAAAGACTCAAAATTTTCTTTTGAGATTTTGAACTGAAAACTGTCTTTGGTTCGTTTCACCACTTTTGCTGCAAGCGCCATGATGTCCCTCGTTATGCGCTAATTTTACCGCCTTCAGAGGCGAGAGACAATCTGAAACACCGTGGCTCTCGCTTAATCGAGGATTGAGAAGGCGCCGATGAAATACGGCCCGTTCGCCGCCTGCGCGCCTCTGATCCGCACTTCGGTCACATCGAACACCCATCCGCCGACCAACCAGGGATTGGGGGCCAGGTTCGACCAGTACCACCAGCTGCCGTTTGATTTCCTGAACCAGAATTGAATCGGCTCGGTGCCGGTGACTCTGATGATCGGCATGTCGAACACCCTGGGCTGATGCGTCACCCGATCCTCCATCCAGATCTTGATCCAGTGATCCTTCCCATGCGTGCCGAGGGTTCTCGGTTCATGAATCCAATCGGCGGCGACGCAGTCGTCGCCGACGTTCCGTCCAAAGCCTGCGCCGGGCCCGTCGCCGGGATCGACAAAACAGGGGGTTAGCAGACTCGGACTGTCGAAGACCAGGTGGATGTGGCCATAGGTCATGTCGTCCACGTTGATGTAATTGCCGAAGCAGCGATGGCGGTAGGTCCAGCAGGCCTGATGGGTGGCATTACACGGTTGCAACTCGCCTGAATTGTCGATGCCGGTAGGGTATCCGAAGTTCCCTCTTGCCTGCCCGTAGATATAGGTCAGCGCAAACGTATTATCGAAGTCGACCACGCAGTCACCCAGCCAATCGTGGGCTTCGGCCGGTGTGGATGTCGGTAAGAGTCCGCCCAGGATGACGGTTGTGAAGAGCAGCAGTGTGCAGAGTGGTATCCGCTTCATGGTCCTTTCCTTTCTCGCTCAGGTCGGGCTCCGTTCGCGGTCACTTTCCGGTCGTGTCTCGTAACCGCTGAAACGCCTGATCACGCTCGGCTTCCGGCAGAAGCAGTGCCGCATGGTGATACCGATCCACCAAACGCTGCTTCTGCCGAAAGTTTGTGGCTTGGGTAATCTGTGTGAGCAAGCCGTTCAAATCGACTCGCTCTGGGGGATTCTGCTGGTGCAGCGACGATTCCGCCAACATGGTGCGCACTTCTTCATCGCTCGCTTGCCGTGGTCCTTGCACGGTTTGTCCGGCTTCGCCGAGCGGCCCTCCCGGCACGAACTGGTGAGGAGGAGGCGGGACACATCCATAGAGAAGCAGCATCAGCAGAGTGATCCGGCGCATCGTTCCCTCCTTGTCTTCTGCTGTCGATCCTGGAAGCGTGGCCAGAAAGCTCGCTCCGCAGGAGGTCTGGTCACGACTTCACATCACGCAAACTCTGCGCCATCGAACTCAGACAGAGCCTCTGCGCGTAATAACAATCGCTTGGAAGCGGTGTCTGGAACTGCTGGTATTTGTGGGTGGCAGAGGAGGTATCGCATCGGATACAGATCCGTATCCCATCCGATACCACTACGTAGGGTTGTTCACGATGACGTGAACTAAGAACAGGAAAAGATCCCGTCGATTGAAGGAGCCGGTAGGGGCATTCGGTCCGGAGCGGCCGGCACGGATTGACAGGCAGTCCTGAAATACGTAGCCTAGGAGACCATTCTCCCCTGCCCTCCGAACCACGGCAGTCGCTGTTCGTCAGGAGGTCGTCATGCTCGCTTCGCCGCTTCGTGTCCTGGTCTCGATGGCGATTCCGGTTTTCGCAGGCTTGCTGGTCTCCTGCGTGTCCTTGGAATTCGACCGTATGACAGGAACGGCATTCCCCACTTCCCAGACGGTCAATGGCCAGACCGTGACGTTGAGCTCGATCTTCGACGAGGCAGGCATCAAGTTGACGGTCGAGCAGGATGACACGGGGATTCAGCCGCTCAACATCGCCCAGGACGAGTGCATCAGCGATGCCGAACTCTCGACGTTGGAGAACGGCCATCGTCACCTCTCGCTGTTTCCCACGGCCGCCTGTCCCTTTGATTTCTGCAATACCTATCACCTCTACGGTGCGGTGGTGAATCACTACGGCGAGGTGCTCGATGTCTGTATTCCTGAATTCATCCTGGGCAAAATGTGGCAGGGACATACCAGGTCGGCCTTCGCCATTTTCTATCGCATGAACACCATCCAGACCGACGGGGCTGCCTACTTCCGCACGACGGCCCATGAGATCGGCCATGCCTTCAATCTCCACCACAGTGACGGTGACGGCACCTCGATCATGACGCAATCAGACGACCTGACGGGCGATCCGGTGTACCGCTTTTCCGAGCAAAGCCGGGAGCATCTGGCCAACCATCCGGGGCAGTGCAAATTCCCCGGCGCCATCGGAGCTGCGCCATTCACGTGGGTCGCCAACGACCATGCGGCCTGGGCGCATCCTCTGGAAGAATTAACGATCACCGATTGTCAGTGAGGCTGAAGGGCGGCTTATGCACCTCGATCCTATCGCGCGCCGGTCCAGGAAGGTGTTTCTCGTCTGCGTGGTCGCGCTCCTGTTCCCGGCGGTGCGGGCAAACGACGGCTTGGCCCAGGAACCGCCCGGCTCCACCACGCTCCAGCTCACGCTAGACATTGGACAATCCGCGCTGAGTCTCGGAGAGCCGGTCTATGCCACCGTCCGCCTCGTCAATGTGGGGACGATGCCGGTGGAGGTGTTCAAACTGCTCGACCCGCAAACCGGCGCGATCCAGATTGAAGTGTCGAGCTCGAATAGGCCACGGTTCGTGTTCCTGCCGTTGTTTTACGCGGATGCCGTGCACAACAGGATCGCTCTCGCTCCGGGCGAGGCAGTCGTGGCGATCTTTCCTGTCTTTTATGGCGCGCTGGGATGGACGTTCGATCGACCTGGGACCTATCGCGTGACGGCCGAATACCGTCCTCAGGGCGCGTCTCAACAGGATCGGATACGCTCACACGCGGTCAGCGTGACGGTGACCGACGAGCACGGCGCCGGGGCCTCCTTACTGACCGGCTCGTCCGCGGGCGAGGAAGCGGCAAAATTTCTGTTATGGCAGCGGGGCGACCAATTGCAGGCGGGACAGGCGCTGTTGACCGGGCTGCTGACCCAACATCCCGAGTCGCCGCTGGCCGATTATGCGCTGCTGGCGTTCGGGAGAAATCTGAGCCGGAGTTTCCGCAATTATGCCGTTGGGAAGATCCGTGAAGCGGACTGCGGGTCGGCGTTGACCTATTTTCAGAGAATCCGATCAGACCGGCTGCCGGTCTTCTTGCAGATCCAACAACGCCTGGATGAAGCCCGCTGTTTTATCAAGTTGTCCCAGCCGGCTAAGGCGCTCGATTCGATGGAGCGGGCCGAACAGTTACGCGACGGTCGTCCTGAATACACGCTCCTCTTTCAACAAGCGATACGGTTGGAACCGACGCTGGGCCTTCACTCTGCCATCAACACACCGCACCGCTAAATCTGCTCTGTGAACCTCGATGACGGTCTTTTCCCTGTCGACCATTATGCGCTCGCTCCGGTTCTCGTCGCTTCGACGAATTGTTCGGTGGAATCGTCCAAGGCCCGGCCTTTGCGACCCTGGGCACGATGGATGTACAGCAGGCCGGCGCTGATGTCTTGTTTCTGTGCAGGCGGGAGCGGCATCTGGTACGCGACGGCCCGGGCATGATCGGCCAGTTGAAGCTTCGGATCGTACACGCGATTGAACTTCCACAGCATCTTCACGAAATTTGTCTGGCCGCGCAGCAGATGTCCGGCCGCGATACGCGCCGTCGATTTTAAGGCGTTCCATCCCAGGTGCTTCTGATTCAGGATCTGCTGCGTCTTGACCAATTCCGCATAAAATTCCGGCAGCGGTAAGGTGGTCGGAAGGACGGCATGTTGGATGTCGTAGAGGCGGTAATCCCGAGTCGTCACATGCCGGGCTTCGGTATGCCACGATTCGGTTCCGGGATAGGGCGTGTTCACGCTGATGTTCACGATCTCGGGGATCTCCAGGCACCACTGCCGGACGATCTCGAAGCGCCGTCGATCCCAAGCGGGATCGGCGATCAGGTTGATGGCGACCGTTATACCGAGCGAGCGGGCGAATTCGAGCGCTTCGAGGTTCTTGCTGATCGTGGTGCGTTTGCGATGGTGCGCCAGCCCTTCTTCATCCATCGCCTCGATGCCGATGAACATGTAGGCGAGGCCCAGCCGCTTCCACAGCTGAAACACCTCTTTGTTGCGGAGTAGCACGTCGCCTCTCGTCTCCAGGTAATACTGCTTCTTGATTCCTCGTCGAGACACGGCCTCTCCGATCGCCATGCCCTGTTTGGCTTGAATAAAGGCGACATCATCGACAATGAATACGCCGGGCTCTCGAATGGACGCCAGATCGTCCACGATCTTGTCGGGGCTGGCAGCGCGATAACTCCGTCCGTAAAAGGTCCAGGCGCTGCAGAAGGAGCAGTCCCAGGGACACCCCCTGGTGAATTCGATGGAGGCGCAGGGATCGAGCACGCCGATGAAATATTTGCGCCGGTGCCGCAGCAGGTCGCGCGCCGGATGAACCTCGTTCAGGCTGGTGATCATACGGGCGGGCGGCCCTTCAGCATAGCGCGTGACGGTGCCGGGGACCTCTGCGAGAGCCGACCGGTCTTCTTCGATGGCCGTTAACAGCGGCCCGATGGCGCTCTCGCCTTCGCCCTTGAGGACACAGTCGATCGCGCCGTCCGCATGCTCAAGCATGGCTTGGGCCACGAACGATGCACTGTGCCCGCCGACGAAGACCGCACTGCGCGGGAGTTGTTGTTTCGTGAGCCTCGCGAGATCGACGATTTCGGGCACGTTGGCCAGATAGTTACAGGAAAAGCCGATCGCATCGGGACGACGCTCCTGCAGCAGCGTGACGAACGACGCGTGCGACTCCACTTGCAGATCGATGAGCGTGACGTCGTGCCCGGCCCGGCGCGCGGCGGCTGCGACGAGCTCAAGCCCCAGCGGTTCCAGGCGCAGATAAATTTTCGTATACATCAATGGGCTTGGATGGACGAGCAGCACGTTCATACCTTACCTCCCTCGATGGTGGTGTGGTGGCTGACTATAGGATGTCTGTGACATGTTGAGGACTAGGGAGAGTCCTCGTTCTCCCGTGGTCCGCCCAGGGGGAGGACAGAAGTCCGGGCTAGGAACCGGCCCGGCTTCGGAGTATTCTCACCCGGATATGTCTGCTCAACGCCTCAATAGGATGTCGGTCCGGTCC from Nitrospira sp. ND1 includes the following:
- a CDS encoding type II toxin-antitoxin system RelE/ParE family toxin, translating into MLELSTTATFDALFSKLPKPIQRKAASKTDLFRENPFYPSLHTEKLRPKHHEVWSFRVDRSYRIIFKFLGPNQVQLRYIGHHHSIYDYDMFK
- the hpnR gene encoding hopanoid C-3 methylase HpnR, whose amino-acid sequence is MNVLLVHPSPLMYTKIYLRLEPLGLELVAAAARRAGHDVTLIDLQVESHASFVTLLQERRPDAIGFSCNYLANVPEIVDLARLTKQQLPRSAVFVGGHSASFVAQAMLEHADGAIDCVLKGEGESAIGPLLTAIEEDRSALAEVPGTVTRYAEGPPARMITSLNEVHPARDLLRHRRKYFIGVLDPCASIEFTRGCPWDCSFCSAWTFYGRSYRAASPDKIVDDLASIREPGVFIVDDVAFIQAKQGMAIGEAVSRRGIKKQYYLETRGDVLLRNKEVFQLWKRLGLAYMFIGIEAMDEEGLAHHRKRTTISKNLEALEFARSLGITVAINLIADPAWDRRRFEIVRQWCLEIPEIVNISVNTPYPGTESWHTEARHVTTRDYRLYDIQHAVLPTTLPLPEFYAELVKTQQILNQKHLGWNALKSTARIAAGHLLRGQTNFVKMLWKFNRVYDPKLQLADHARAVAYQMPLPPAQKQDISAGLLYIHRAQGRKGRALDDSTEQFVEATRTGASA